In Helianthus annuus cultivar XRQ/B chromosome 3, HanXRQr2.0-SUNRISE, whole genome shotgun sequence, a single window of DNA contains:
- the LOC118490440 gene encoding MDIS1-interacting receptor like kinase 2-like, which translates to MKVTEKCDVYSFGVLVLEIIKGEHPGDIISSLASTSTEEVEFTDLVDHRLPVPLPEIKEVLTSILILAIRCINSNPEIRPTMHQVSNNIAVPNTNKQTNNKGGPPLETVATVGTSTLKTGRVGGRGGRDGAVAGAGGGRTVLLVHTVQPKSDNAV; encoded by the exons ATGAAGGTAACCGAGAAGTGTGATGTTTATAGTTTTGGGGTCCTAGTCTTAGAAATCATCAAAGGAGAGCATCCTGGCGATATCATTAGTTCTCTAGCTTCAACATCAACCGAAGAAGTCGAGTTCACGGATTTGGTGGATCATCGCCTTCCCGTTCCACTACCAGAAATCAAAGAAGTTCTCACGTCTATTTTGATTTTAGCTATTAGATGCATTAACTCGAACCCTGAAATAAGGCCTACAATGCACCAAGTTTCTAATAATATTGCAG TCcctaacacaaacaaacaaacaaacaacaaaggGGGCCCACCATTGGAGACCGTCGCCACCGTCGGAACTTCGACGTTGAAGACGGGACGGGTTGGAGGACGAGGGGGGCGGGATGGGGCTGTCGCCGGCGCCGGTGGAGGACGGACCGTCCTTTTAGTCCATACTGTGCAGCCTAAGAGCGATAATGCTGTGTAG
- the LOC110931533 gene encoding uncharacterized protein LOC110931533 — protein sequence MSGTSGQNPIIIQKEGSSLSQFQCPILKPTNYTVWAIRMHTLLSEFELLQMKDDDTIDSFTAKINSIVTRATEVGTTMSQPTVVRKLLNGVPDKFTQIVASMEQYSDLETMTLEEAVGRLKTYEERLKLKKKESPVNNLEELLYAGHGQHVGNHGRGRFRPSRGRGRGNYQHRGEGYTSYESEGTDKPQSDDSKQETPTMRDKSKITCYRCEKLGHYAYECPTKKTKESETLLVEIEEDDDEPALLMCLDAEEK from the coding sequence ATGTCAGGAACATCCGGACAAAATCCGATCATAATACAGAAGGAAGGAAGTTCTCtttcccagtttcagtgtccgattctgaaaccaacaaactatacggTTTGGGCTATTCGTATGCACACGCTATTGTCAGAATTTGAATTGTTGCAAATGAAGGATGACGACACTATTGATTCATTTACCGCAAAGATTAATAGTATCGTTACCCGGGCAACTGAAGTAGGAACGACAATGAGTCAACCGACTGTAGTACGCAAACTCCTAAACGGCGTACCGGATAAGTTTACTCAAATCGTTGCCTCCATGGAACAATACTCCGATCTAGAAACTATGACGCTAGAAGAAGCGGTCGGAAGATTAAAAACGTATGAAGAAAGGTTAAAGTTGAAGAAAAAGGAAAGCCCCGTGAACAATCTAGAAGAACTCCTGTATGCGGGTCATGGACAACATGTTGGAAATCATGGACGAGGGAGATTCCGTCCGTCACGAGGCCGAGGAAGAGGAAATTATCAACATAGGGGTGAAGGATACACCTCTTACGAGTCGGAAGGAACCGACAAACCACAAAGTGATGATAGCAAGCAAGAGACACCGACTATGAGAGATAAGTCGAAAATCACTTGCTACAGATGTGAGAAACTTGGGCACTATGCCTATGAATGCCCAACCAAGAAAACCAAAGAAAGTGAGACACTATTGGTCGAaatagaagaagatgatgatgaaccgGCACTTCTGATGTGCCTAGACGCTGAAGAGAAATAG
- the LOC110931532 gene encoding MDIS1-interacting receptor like kinase 2 — MKFGRVKRSKGKPCDAEEDDLDQDPFWGQQWTDNFNHSFSAQKPVSPCNWYGVSCDETGSINRLNLSSSGLNGTLDHFSFSSFPNLAYFELTVNNFSGIIPSEIRHLSKLAYLDFSYNQFTGIIPPEIGELTKLTTLHLISNQLNGSIPLAVCHMRLLSGLSLANNQLNGAIPTCFGNLLNLHYLYLDRNYISGSIPTSFGQLSDLRHLFLYFNNISGSIPHELGNLYHLKELYINNNYLTGSIPETLVNLKNLTDLTLYENQLNGSIPREIGNLTSLIWLELQLNNLTGPIPASLGQLKSLLHISLYSNQLSGPIPQELGNLTSLSTLHLAFNKLNGSIPSSFGNLQALEQLSLQNNKLSGSIPPELGNLKLVEIEMTNNRFSGSLPDEICNGRKLEKLLVGYNKLTGRIPKSLYNCLSLIRVRFDGNQISGDFSKSFGVYPYLSYINLNDNKVYGGISDNWSKCRNLTTIQMGGNRIQGSIPDSMGNMIQLVVLNLSSNDLVGDIPKEFGMLTRIEKLILSNNRLSGIVPQELGSLAQLLILDISMNKLNGSIPSSMGQCSKLFFLNLSNNGFAREIPVQLGGLIQLSVLDLSHNELTGYIPKTFESMNSLLNIDLSYNHLRGPLPKSKVFMNLSIEALQGNKDLCGNVSGLKQCASESRAPTRKRKLVLVISLPLLGALLLGVLMGMFTFYCHRSKSLPLTQLVNRHKHGTNFFSVSTFNGRETYKEILKQTEEFNEAYCIGMGGCGCVYKVKLSSGNTVAVKRLHSSSEVINHNDFLNEITALTRIRHRNIVKLLGYCSHSQISFLVYEYLEGGSLADILSHETAQTLDWMKRVNIIKGVAYALSYMHHDCSPAIIHRDISSKNILLDSEYEACVSDFGTSKILNPNSSHWSNIAGTFGYLAPGNAFSSRSYI, encoded by the exons ATGAAATTTGGTCGTGTGAAACGATCAAAGGGAAAACCGTGTGATGCGGAGGAAGATGACCT agatcaagatccatttTGGGGCCAACAATGGACAGATAATTTTAATCACAGTTTTTCTGCTCAAAAACCAGTGTCTCCATGCAACTGGTATGGTGTTTCGTGCGATGAAACCGGCAGCATAAATAGATTGAACTTATCCTCGTCCGGTTTAAACGGTACGCTTGATCACTTTTCCTTCTCTTCGTTCCCAAATCTTGCGTATTTCGAACTAACTGTAAACAACTTTTCTGGGATTATCCCATCTGAAATCCGCCACCTATCAAAACTTGCTTATCTTGATTTCTCCTATAATCAATTCACCGGAATAATCCCACCCGAGATTGGCGAGTTGACGAAACTTACCACCCTTCATTTGATTAGTAATCAGTTGAATGGTTCTATTCCGCTAGCTGTATGTCATATGAGATTACTTTCTGGGCTTTCGTTGGCTAATAATCAGTTGAATGGTGCAATTCCTACCTGTTTTGGTAACTTATTGAATTTGCATTATCTCTATCTGGACCGTAACTATATATCTGGTTCAATTCCTACTTCTTTTGGTCAGTTGTCGGATTTGCGTCATCTGTTCCTTTATTTTAACAATATTTCTGGTTCAATTCCTCATGAATTGGGGAATCTTTACCATCTAAAGGAACTTTATATAAACAATAACTATCTGACTGGATCTATCCCAGAAACTTTGGTCAATCTAAAGAATCTAACCGACTTAACTCTATACGAGAATCAGTTAAATGGATCAATCCCAAGAGAAATAGGTAACTTGACTTCACTTATATGGCTAGAGCTACAATTGAACAATCTCACTGGTCCCATCCCTGCCTCTCTAGGTCAACTCAAATCCCTTCTTCACATTAGTCTCTACTCTAACCAACTTTCTGGTCCCATCCCCCAAGAGTTAGGAAACTTGACATCCCTTTCCACTCTGCATTTAGCATTCAATAAACTCAACGGTTCCATTCCAAGTTCATTTGGTAATCTACAAGCTCTAGAACAATTGTCTCTTCAAAATAACAAACTTTCTGGATCTATCCCACCGGAGTTAGGAAACCTGaagttggttgaaattgaaatgACCAACAATAGGTTTTCTGGAAGTTTGCCTGATGAAATCTGCAACGGAAGGAAGCTTGAAAAGCTTCTTGTTGGATATAATAAACTAACGGGTCGAATTCCAAAAAGCTTGTACAACTGCTTGAGCTTGATCCGAGTCCGGTTTGACGGAAACCAGATAAGCGGAGATTTTTCCAAGAGCTTTGGTGTCTATCCTTACCTCAGTTACATCAATCTCAACGATAACAAGGTTTACGGGGGTATCTCTGACAACTGGAGTAAGTGCCGAAACTTAACCACGATACAGATGGGAGGGAATAGAATCCAAGGTAGCATACCTGATTCCATGGGAAACATGATTCAGTTGGTAGTTCTTAATCTTTCTTCCAATGATTTGGTTGGAGATATACCTAAAGAATTCGGAATGCTGACTCGTATAGAGAAGCTTATATTAAGCAATAATAGACTTTCTGGCATCGTGCCACAAGAGCTAGGATCACTAGCTCAACTCTTGATTCTTGATATCTccatgaataagttgaatgggtCCATTCCATCTTCCATGGGGCAGTGCTCGAAACTCTTTTTCTTAAACTTGAGCAATAATGGATTTGCACGCGAAATCCCAGTCCAATTAGGTGGATTGATTCAGTTGTCTGTTCTTGATTTAAGTCATAACGAGCTTACCGGGTATATACCTAAGACTTTTGAATCAATGAATTCGTTGTTGAACATTGATCTTTCATATAATCACTTACGAGGACCCCTCCCCAAAAGCAAAGTCTTTATGAATCTTTCAATAGAAGCATTGCAAGGGAATAAAGATTTGTGCGGAAATGTTAGCGGGTTGAAACAATGTGCATCAGAAAGCCGGGCGCCAACTAGGAAACGCAAACTCGTACTAGTGATTTCCCTTCCACTTCTTGGAGCCCTTCTACTTGGCGTTCTGATGGGAATGTTCACCTTCTATTGTCACAGATCAAAGAGTCTGCCATTGACGCAGCTTGTGAACCGACATAAACATGGGACAAATTTCTTTTCAGTTTCGACATTCAATGGAAGAGAGACATACAAAGAAATTCTAAAACAAACCGAGGAGTTTAACGAAGCATATTGCATCGGAATGGGAGGATGTGGATGTGTGTACAAAGTGAAATTGTCCTCAGGAAATACAGTTGCTGTAAAAAGACTTCACTCGTCTTCTGAGGTGATCAATCACAATGATTTCCTTAACGAGATTACGGCATTGACAAGAATACGACATAGAAACATCGTCAAACTACTTGGCTACTGTTCACATTCTCAAATCTCATTTTTGGTTTATGAGTATCTCGAAGGGGGTAGTCTAGCTGATATTCTGAGCCATGAAACTGCTCAAACTTTGGACTGGATGAAGAGGGTGAACATTATCAAAGGTGTTGCATACGCTTTATCCTATATGCATCACGATTGTTCACCGGCTATCATTCATCGTGACATATCAagcaaaaatattttgcttgatTCAGAGTACGAAGCTTGTGTTTCGGATTTTGGTACATCCAAAATTTTGAACCCAAACTCTTCCCACTGGAGTAACATTGCAGGAACATTTGGATACCTCGCACCAGGTAATGCATTTTCCAGTCGTTCATATATTTAG